GTTTCAACAGGGACAGGAAGTCTTACTGTTAGCTTCCTGTGGGAACTCCAGTTTCTGCACCTTCCCCTGCTGCCTCTCAGCATCACGATAGAGCAGGGATTTCTGAGCCTTTAATCGGCAAGCCAGGCACATGAAAATTGACTCCACATTCTGGCTCTCTTTGGGGTCCTTGGCCGAAGTCTCAAACAAGAGCATGTTGTGGGCATCGGCAAATTTCAGGGCTAAGTTGGAGGGCACCTGGATCTGTTCCCTCAAGTCACACTTGTTGCCCACAAGCACTTTGGGGACTAGTGGGGGCACAGCATGCCCATTGCATTCTTGGATCCACATCTTGAGGTTGGTGAAGGATGTCATCTTGGTGACGTCATAGACGAAGACCACTGCATGCACATTGCGGTAGTAATGCTCGACCATGCTTTTGCGGAA
Above is a genomic segment from Neovison vison isolate M4711 chromosome X, ASM_NN_V1, whole genome shotgun sequence containing:
- the RAB33A gene encoding ras-related protein Rab-33A codes for the protein MAQPILGHGSLQPASATGLASLELDSSLDQYVQIRIFKIIVIGDSNVGKTCLTFRFCGGTFPDKTEATIGVDFREKTVEIEGEKIKVQVWDTAGQERFRKSMVEHYYRNVHAVVFVYDVTKMTSFTNLKMWIQECNGHAVPPLVPKVLVGNKCDLREQIQVPSNLALKFADAHNMLLFETSAKDPKESQNVESIFMCLACRLKAQKSLLYRDAERQQGKVQKLEFPQEANSKTSCPC